The proteins below come from a single Burkholderia humptydooensis genomic window:
- a CDS encoding [protein-PII] uridylyltransferase, which produces MSASVAAPPHALSRKAEFKAAKAGLLARFKTATNVTPLMHALSRATDDALRRLWQECGLPATLALVAVGGFGRGELSPHSDVDILVLLPDAHASELDERIERFIGMAWDLGLEIGSSVRTVDQCIEEASQDVTVQTSLLEARRIVGSTTLFERFMLRYREALDARAFFQAKVLEMRQRHAKFQDTPYSLEPNVKESPGGLRDLQTILWIARAAGFGSSWRELDTRGLITDREARELRRNEGFLKTLRARLHVIAGRRQDILVFDLQTQAAESFGYQPTPAKRASEQLMRRYYWAAKAVTQLATILIQNIEAQLFPATSGVTRVLSPGRFVEKQGMLEIAADDVFERHPDAILEAFLLYEATRGVKGLSARTLRALYNSRDVMNNAWRRDPRNRRTFMQILQQPEGITHAFRLMNQTSVLGRYLLNFRRIVGQMQHDLYHVYTVDQHILMVLRNIRRFAVAEHAHEYPFCSQLIVNFERPWVLYVAALFHDIAKGRGGDHSALGMADARRFCREHGIEGDDAALVVWLVQHHLTMSQVAQKQDTSDPEVIKRFADLVGSERRLTALYLLTVADIRGTSPKVWNTWKGKLLEDLYRATLAVLGGAQPDAHSELKTRQEEALALLRLETVPPDAHRALWDQLDVGYFLRHDAADIAWQTRVLYRHVEADTAIVRARPSPVGDALQVLVYVKDRSDLFAGICAYFDRNGLSVLDARVNTTRHGYALDNFIVTQTERDVQYRDIANLVEQQLAARLAESAPLPEPSKGRLSRLSRTFPITPRVDLRADERGQYYILSVSANDRPGLLYSIARVLAEHRVGVHAARINTLGERVEDVFMLDGTGLSDNRLQIQVETELLRAIAV; this is translated from the coding sequence ATGAGCGCATCCGTCGCCGCGCCGCCTCACGCGCTGTCGCGCAAAGCCGAATTCAAGGCCGCGAAGGCCGGGTTGCTCGCGCGCTTCAAGACCGCGACCAACGTCACGCCGCTGATGCACGCGCTGTCGCGCGCGACCGACGACGCGCTGCGCCGTCTGTGGCAGGAATGCGGGCTGCCCGCGACGCTCGCGCTCGTCGCGGTCGGCGGCTTCGGGCGCGGCGAGCTGTCGCCGCATTCGGACGTCGACATCCTCGTGCTGCTGCCCGATGCGCACGCGAGCGAGCTCGACGAACGGATCGAGCGCTTCATCGGCATGGCGTGGGATCTCGGGCTCGAGATCGGCAGCAGCGTGCGCACAGTCGACCAGTGCATCGAGGAGGCGTCGCAGGACGTCACCGTGCAGACGTCGCTGCTCGAGGCGCGCCGCATCGTCGGCAGCACGACGCTCTTCGAGCGCTTCATGCTGCGCTACCGCGAGGCGCTCGACGCGCGCGCCTTCTTCCAGGCGAAGGTGCTCGAGATGCGCCAGCGCCATGCGAAGTTCCAGGACACGCCATACAGCCTCGAGCCGAACGTGAAGGAAAGCCCGGGCGGCCTGCGCGATCTGCAGACGATTCTCTGGATCGCGCGCGCGGCGGGCTTCGGCAGTAGCTGGCGCGAGCTCGACACGCGCGGGCTCATCACCGATCGCGAGGCGCGCGAGCTGCGCCGCAACGAAGGCTTCCTGAAGACGCTGCGGGCGCGGCTGCACGTGATCGCCGGGCGGCGCCAGGACATCCTCGTGTTCGACCTGCAGACTCAGGCGGCCGAGAGCTTCGGCTATCAGCCGACGCCCGCGAAGCGCGCGAGCGAGCAACTGATGCGACGCTACTACTGGGCCGCGAAGGCGGTCACGCAGCTCGCGACGATCCTGATCCAGAACATCGAGGCGCAACTCTTCCCGGCGACGAGCGGCGTCACGCGCGTGCTGTCGCCCGGGCGCTTCGTCGAGAAGCAGGGCATGCTCGAGATCGCCGCGGACGACGTGTTCGAGCGCCACCCGGACGCGATCCTCGAAGCGTTCCTGCTGTACGAGGCGACGCGCGGCGTGAAGGGCCTGTCCGCGCGCACGCTGCGCGCGCTCTACAACTCGCGCGACGTGATGAACAACGCGTGGCGGCGCGATCCGCGCAACCGCCGCACGTTCATGCAGATCCTGCAGCAGCCGGAAGGCATCACGCACGCATTCCGCCTGATGAACCAGACGAGCGTGCTCGGCCGCTATCTGCTGAACTTCCGGCGGATCGTCGGCCAGATGCAGCACGACCTGTACCACGTGTACACGGTCGATCAGCACATCCTGATGGTGCTGCGCAACATCCGGCGCTTCGCGGTGGCCGAGCACGCGCACGAATATCCGTTCTGCAGCCAGTTGATCGTGAACTTCGAGCGGCCGTGGGTGTTGTACGTCGCAGCCCTCTTCCACGACATCGCGAAAGGCCGCGGCGGCGACCACTCGGCGCTCGGGATGGCCGACGCGCGGCGTTTCTGCCGCGAGCACGGGATCGAGGGCGACGACGCGGCGCTCGTCGTCTGGCTCGTCCAGCATCACCTGACGATGAGCCAGGTCGCGCAAAAGCAGGACACGAGCGACCCGGAAGTGATCAAGCGCTTCGCGGACCTCGTCGGCAGCGAACGGCGGCTGACCGCGCTCTATCTGCTGACCGTCGCCGACATCCGCGGCACCAGCCCGAAGGTGTGGAACACCTGGAAGGGCAAGCTGCTCGAGGATCTGTATCGCGCGACGCTCGCCGTGCTGGGCGGCGCGCAGCCCGACGCGCATTCGGAGCTGAAGACGCGGCAGGAGGAGGCGCTCGCGCTGCTGCGCCTCGAAACCGTGCCGCCCGACGCGCACCGCGCGCTGTGGGACCAGCTCGACGTCGGCTACTTCCTGCGCCACGACGCGGCCGACATCGCGTGGCAGACCCGCGTGCTGTACCGGCACGTCGAGGCCGACACCGCGATCGTCCGCGCGCGGCCGTCGCCCGTCGGCGACGCGCTGCAGGTGCTCGTCTACGTGAAGGACCGCTCGGACCTGTTCGCGGGCATCTGCGCGTACTTCGACCGCAACGGGCTGTCGGTGCTCGACGCGCGCGTGAACACGACGCGCCACGGCTACGCGCTCGACAACTTCATCGTCACGCAGACCGAGCGCGACGTGCAATACCGCGACATCGCGAACCTCGTCGAGCAGCAGCTCGCCGCGCGCCTCGCCGAATCGGCGCCGCTGCCCGAGCCGTCGAAGGGGCGGCTCTCGCGGCTGTCGCGCACGTTCCCGATCACGCCGCGCGTCGACCTGCGGGCCGACGAGCGTGGCCAGTACTACATTCTGTCCGTGTCCGCGAACGACCGGCCAGGCCTTCTTTATTCGATCGCGCGCGTGCTGGCCGAGCACCGGGTCGGCGTCCATGCGGCGCGGATCAATACGCTCGGCGAACGCGTCGAGGACGTCTTCATGCTCGACGGCACCGGCTTGTCCGACAACCGTCTGCAGATCCAAGTCGAAACCGAGTTGCTGCGCGCGATCGCAGTGTGA
- the map gene encoding type I methionyl aminopeptidase, giving the protein MAITLKNEHDIAQMRIACRLASEVLDYITPFVVAGVTTGELDRLCHEYMVNVQGTVPAPLNYQPPGYPPFPKATCTSVNDVICHGIPGDKTLKNGDALNIDITVIKNGYFGDTSRMFIVGEGSILAKRLVQTTYECMWLGIDQVKPGAHLGDIGHAIQKHAEAQGYSVVREYCGHGIGTVFHEDPQVVHYGRPGTGIELKPGMIFTIEPMINAGKRDIRTMPDQWTVKTRDRSLSAQWEHTILVTETGHEVLTVSAGTPARPTFASPATAA; this is encoded by the coding sequence ATGGCTATTACGCTCAAAAACGAACACGACATCGCGCAGATGCGCATCGCCTGCCGTCTCGCGAGCGAAGTGCTCGACTACATCACGCCGTTCGTCGTCGCCGGCGTGACGACGGGCGAACTCGATCGCCTCTGCCACGAGTACATGGTCAACGTGCAGGGCACGGTGCCCGCGCCGCTCAACTACCAGCCGCCCGGCTACCCGCCGTTCCCGAAGGCGACCTGCACGTCGGTCAACGACGTGATCTGCCACGGCATTCCGGGCGACAAGACGCTCAAGAACGGCGACGCGCTGAACATCGACATCACCGTCATCAAGAACGGCTATTTCGGCGACACGAGCCGGATGTTCATCGTCGGCGAGGGCTCGATCCTCGCGAAGCGCCTCGTGCAAACCACCTACGAATGCATGTGGCTCGGCATCGACCAGGTGAAGCCCGGCGCGCATCTCGGCGACATCGGCCACGCGATCCAGAAGCACGCGGAGGCGCAAGGCTACAGCGTCGTGCGCGAATACTGCGGCCATGGCATCGGCACGGTGTTCCATGAGGACCCGCAGGTCGTCCACTACGGACGCCCGGGCACGGGCATCGAGCTCAAGCCCGGCATGATCTTCACGATCGAGCCGATGATCAACGCCGGCAAGCGCGACATCCGCACGATGCCCGACCAGTGGACCGTCAAGACCCGCGACCGCAGCCTGTCCGCGCAGTGGGAACACACGATCCTCGTCACGGAGACGGGCCACGAGGTGCTGACGGTGTCGGCCGGCACGCCGGCGCGCCCGACGTTCGCCTCGCCGGCGACGGCGGCTTGA
- the rpsB gene encoding 30S ribosomal protein S2: protein MAVTMRQMLEAGVHFGHQTRFWNPKMAPFIFGHRNKIHIINLEKTLPMFNDAQKYVRQLAANRGTILFVGTKRQSRDTIAQEAQRAGMPYVNARWLGGMMTNFKTLKVSIKRLKDMEAAVEAGELEKMSKKEALLFEREIAKLQKSIGGVKDMGGIPDAIFVVDVGYHKIAVTEANKLGVPVIAVVDTNHSPEGVDYVIPGNDDSSKAVALYAEGVADAILEGRTNAVNEVVQAVRGGDDEYVEENA from the coding sequence ATGGCAGTCACGATGCGCCAAATGCTGGAAGCCGGTGTTCACTTCGGCCACCAGACGCGTTTCTGGAACCCGAAGATGGCTCCCTTCATCTTCGGTCACCGCAACAAGATTCACATCATCAACCTCGAAAAGACGCTGCCGATGTTCAACGACGCACAGAAGTACGTGCGTCAGCTCGCGGCGAATCGGGGCACGATCCTTTTCGTCGGCACGAAGCGCCAGTCGCGCGACACGATCGCCCAGGAAGCGCAGCGCGCGGGCATGCCGTATGTGAACGCACGCTGGCTCGGCGGCATGATGACCAACTTCAAGACGCTGAAGGTGTCGATCAAGCGCCTGAAGGACATGGAAGCGGCGGTCGAGGCGGGCGAGCTCGAGAAGATGAGCAAGAAGGAAGCGCTCCTGTTCGAACGTGAAATCGCGAAGCTGCAGAAGTCGATCGGCGGCGTGAAGGACATGGGCGGCATTCCGGACGCGATCTTCGTCGTCGACGTCGGCTACCACAAGATCGCCGTCACCGAAGCGAACAAGCTGGGCGTGCCCGTCATCGCCGTGGTCGATACGAACCACTCGCCGGAGGGCGTGGATTACGTGATCCCGGGTAATGACGACTCGAGCAAGGCCGTTGCGCTGTACGCCGAAGGCGTCGCCGACGCGATCCTCGAAGGCCGCACGAACGCGGTCAACGAAGTGGTCCAGGCGGTGCGCGGCGGCGACGACGAATACGTCGAGGAAAACGCGTAA
- the tsf gene encoding translation elongation factor Ts produces the protein MAAITASMVAELRAKTDAPMMECKKALTEADGDMGKAEELLRVKLGNKASKAASRVTAEGVVASFVGANAGALVELNCETDFVAKNDDFNAFAKTVAELVATQNPADVAALSALPLDGKTVDEVRLALVGKIGENISIRRFVRFETSNKLATYLHGSRIGVIVEYTGEQEQVGKDVAMHVAAMKPVSLSSSDVPAELIEKERRVAEQKAAESGKPAEIVAKMVDGSVQKFLKEVSLLNQPFVKNDKQTIEQMLKAANAAVQKFALFVVGEGIEKRQDDFAAEVAAQVAAAKQQ, from the coding sequence ATGGCGGCAATTACCGCAAGCATGGTGGCAGAACTGCGCGCGAAGACCGACGCACCGATGATGGAGTGCAAGAAGGCGCTGACGGAAGCCGACGGCGACATGGGCAAGGCCGAAGAGCTGCTGCGCGTGAAGCTCGGCAACAAGGCGAGCAAGGCCGCGTCGCGCGTGACGGCCGAAGGCGTCGTCGCATCGTTCGTCGGCGCGAATGCCGGCGCGCTCGTCGAGCTGAACTGCGAAACCGACTTCGTCGCGAAGAACGACGATTTCAACGCGTTCGCGAAGACGGTCGCGGAACTCGTCGCGACGCAGAACCCGGCCGACGTCGCCGCGCTGTCGGCGCTGCCGCTCGACGGCAAGACGGTCGACGAAGTGCGCCTCGCGCTCGTCGGCAAGATCGGCGAGAACATCTCGATCCGCCGCTTCGTCCGCTTCGAAACGTCGAACAAGCTCGCGACGTACCTGCACGGCAGCCGCATCGGCGTGATCGTCGAGTACACGGGCGAGCAAGAGCAGGTCGGCAAGGACGTCGCGATGCACGTCGCGGCGATGAAGCCGGTCTCGCTGTCGTCGAGCGACGTGCCGGCCGAGCTGATCGAGAAGGAGCGCCGCGTCGCCGAGCAGAAGGCGGCGGAATCGGGCAAGCCGGCCGAGATCGTCGCGAAGATGGTCGACGGCAGCGTCCAGAAGTTCCTGAAGGAAGTGTCGCTGCTGAACCAGCCGTTCGTGAAGAACGACAAGCAGACGATCGAGCAGATGCTGAAGGCCGCGAATGCGGCGGTGCAGAAGTTTGCCCTCTTCGTGGTCGGCGAAGGCATCGAGAAGCGCCAGGACGACTTCGCGGCGGAAGTGGCCGCGCAGGTCGCCGCCGCCAAGCAGCAGTAA
- the pyrH gene encoding UMP kinase, translating into MPNAYKRVLLKLSGEALMGDDAFGINRATIERMVADIAEVVRLGTQLAVVIGGGNIFRGVAGGAAGMDRATADYMGMLATMMNALALQDAMRHAGIEARVQSALRMDQVVEPYIRPRAIRQLEEGKVVIFAAGTGNPFFTTDTAAALRGSEVGAEVVLKATKVDGVYSADPKKDPSATRYSSISFDEAIGRNLQVMDATAFALCRDQKLPIRVFSINKPGALKRIVQGEDEGTLVHV; encoded by the coding sequence ATGCCCAATGCCTATAAACGCGTCCTCCTCAAACTTTCCGGCGAAGCGCTGATGGGCGACGATGCCTTCGGCATCAATCGCGCGACGATCGAGCGGATGGTCGCCGACATCGCGGAAGTCGTGCGTCTCGGCACGCAGCTCGCGGTCGTGATCGGCGGCGGCAACATCTTCCGCGGCGTCGCGGGCGGCGCGGCCGGCATGGACCGCGCGACGGCCGACTACATGGGGATGCTCGCGACGATGATGAACGCGCTCGCGCTGCAGGACGCAATGCGCCACGCGGGCATCGAGGCGCGCGTGCAATCGGCGCTGCGCATGGACCAGGTGGTCGAGCCGTACATCCGCCCGCGCGCGATCCGCCAGCTCGAGGAGGGCAAGGTCGTGATCTTCGCGGCGGGCACGGGCAACCCGTTCTTCACGACGGACACGGCGGCCGCGCTGCGCGGCTCGGAAGTCGGCGCCGAGGTGGTGCTGAAGGCGACGAAGGTCGACGGCGTCTATTCGGCCGATCCGAAGAAGGACCCGTCCGCGACGCGCTATTCGTCGATCAGCTTCGACGAGGCGATCGGCCGCAACCTGCAGGTGATGGACGCGACGGCGTTCGCGCTGTGCCGCGACCAGAAGCTGCCGATTCGCGTGTTTTCGATCAACAAGCCGGGTGCGCTCAAACGTATCGTTCAAGGTGAGGACGAGGGCACGCTCGTCCACGTGTAA
- the frr gene encoding ribosome recycling factor: protein MSVADIKKGVEQKMQRSIEAFKNDLAKIRTGRAHTGLLDHVQVDYYGSMVPISQVANLTLVDARTIGVQPWEKNMVAKVEKAIREADLGLNPATSGDLIRVPMPPLTEERRRELTKVVKGEGETAKVAVRNLRRDANEQLKKLVKDKEISEDDERRAGDDVQKLTDKHVAEIDKLVQAKDAEIMTV from the coding sequence ATGAGTGTCGCTGATATCAAGAAGGGCGTCGAGCAGAAGATGCAGCGCTCGATCGAAGCGTTCAAGAACGATCTGGCGAAGATCCGTACGGGCCGTGCGCATACCGGTCTGCTCGATCACGTGCAGGTCGACTACTACGGTTCGATGGTGCCGATCTCGCAGGTCGCGAACCTGACGCTCGTCGACGCGCGCACGATCGGCGTGCAGCCGTGGGAAAAGAACATGGTCGCGAAGGTCGAGAAGGCGATCCGCGAGGCCGATCTGGGCCTGAATCCGGCGACGTCGGGCGATCTGATCCGCGTGCCGATGCCGCCGCTCACGGAAGAGCGCCGCCGCGAGCTGACGAAGGTCGTCAAGGGCGAAGGCGAAACGGCGAAGGTCGCCGTGCGCAACCTGCGCCGCGACGCGAACGAGCAGCTCAAGAAGCTCGTCAAGGACAAGGAAATCTCCGAGGATGACGAGCGCCGCGCGGGCGACGACGTGCAGAAGCTGACGGACAAGCACGTCGCGGAGATCGACAAGCTCGTCCAGGCCAAGGACGCGGAGATCATGACGGTCTGA
- the uppS gene encoding polyprenyl diphosphate synthase: MTYTSSTVRVPDVAAVPRHIAIIMDGNGRWATERRLPRVAGHTRGVDAVRSVVEGCARAGVEYLTLFAFSSENWRRPNDEVSFLMRLFITALEREVGKLHANGIRLRVIGDLTKFEPRIQALIRRAETKTARNTRLTLTIAANYGGRWDILQATQKLIDEAAREGRAAEVDEDAFARHLAMAYAPEPDLFIRTGGEQRISNFLLWQLAYTEFYFTDTFWPDFDAGALAEALASYTHRERRFGRTSAQLEPQAQDADSLSC; encoded by the coding sequence ATGACCTATACCAGCTCTACCGTTCGCGTGCCTGACGTCGCCGCCGTGCCGCGTCACATCGCGATCATCATGGACGGCAACGGCCGTTGGGCGACCGAGCGCCGCCTGCCGCGCGTCGCGGGACACACGCGCGGCGTCGACGCGGTGCGCTCGGTCGTCGAGGGATGCGCGCGCGCGGGCGTCGAATATCTGACGCTCTTCGCGTTCAGCTCCGAGAACTGGCGCCGGCCGAACGACGAAGTGTCGTTCCTGATGCGCCTGTTCATCACCGCGCTCGAGCGCGAAGTCGGCAAGCTGCATGCGAACGGCATCCGGCTGCGCGTCATCGGCGATCTGACGAAGTTCGAGCCGCGCATCCAGGCGCTGATCCGCCGCGCGGAGACGAAGACCGCGCGCAACACGCGCCTGACGCTGACGATCGCCGCGAACTACGGCGGTCGTTGGGATATCCTGCAGGCGACGCAGAAGCTCATCGACGAGGCGGCGCGCGAAGGGCGCGCGGCCGAGGTCGACGAGGACGCGTTCGCCCGCCATCTGGCGATGGCCTATGCGCCCGAGCCGGATCTCTTCATCCGCACGGGCGGCGAGCAGCGGATCAGCAATTTCCTGCTCTGGCAGCTCGCGTATACCGAGTTCTACTTCACCGATACATTCTGGCCGGACTTCGACGCCGGCGCGCTCGCCGAGGCGCTCGCGTCGTACACGCACCGCGAACGCCGCTTCGGCCGCACGAGCGCGCAACTCGAACCCCAGGCCCAGGACGCCGATTCCCTTTCATGCTGA
- a CDS encoding phosphatidate cytidylyltransferase, giving the protein MLKTRVITAVVLLAVLLPVTLFAPLAAFGALIALALVFAAWEWGRLLKLGGIGPVAYAVVAALALGASTRLGISADAARPLFAAAGVFWLLAGPYALWRKPALAERAWKPFLLVAGLIVFSACWHALVAARAQGVPFVLSLLLVVWLADIGAYFAGKVFGKHKLAPSVSPGKTWEGAAGGWLAVTIVAGAVVAAHAFEPTLYSAFVAHYGAAGAFAALTALVAFSVVGDLFESLLKRQAGVKDSSGLLPGHGGVLDRVDALLPVLPLAMLLLG; this is encoded by the coding sequence ATGCTGAAGACCCGTGTCATCACGGCGGTCGTGCTGCTGGCAGTGCTGCTGCCCGTGACGCTGTTCGCGCCGCTTGCCGCGTTCGGCGCGCTGATCGCGCTCGCGCTCGTGTTCGCCGCGTGGGAGTGGGGGCGGCTCCTGAAGCTGGGCGGGATCGGTCCCGTCGCGTACGCGGTGGTCGCGGCGCTCGCGCTCGGCGCAAGCACGCGGCTCGGCATCAGCGCGGACGCCGCGCGGCCGCTTTTCGCGGCGGCGGGCGTGTTCTGGCTACTGGCGGGCCCGTATGCGCTCTGGCGCAAGCCGGCGCTCGCCGAGCGCGCATGGAAGCCGTTCCTGCTCGTCGCGGGCCTCATCGTCTTTTCCGCGTGCTGGCACGCGCTCGTCGCCGCGCGCGCGCAAGGCGTACCCTTCGTGTTGTCGCTGCTGCTGGTGGTATGGCTCGCCGATATCGGCGCATACTTTGCCGGAAAGGTGTTCGGCAAGCACAAGCTCGCGCCGTCCGTGAGCCCCGGCAAAACCTGGGAGGGCGCGGCGGGCGGCTGGCTCGCCGTGACGATCGTCGCCGGCGCGGTCGTCGCGGCGCACGCTTTCGAACCGACCCTTTATTCGGCGTTCGTCGCGCATTACGGCGCGGCGGGCGCATTCGCGGCGCTCACGGCGCTCGTCGCGTTCAGCGTGGTCGGCGACCTGTTCGAGTCGCTGCTCAAGCGCCAGGCCGGCGTGAAAGACTCGAGCGGCCTCCTGCCCGGCCACGGCGGCGTGCTCGACCGCGTCGACGCGCTGCTGCCCGTGCTGCCGCTCGCGATGCTGCTGCTCGGTTAA
- a CDS encoding 1-deoxy-D-xylulose-5-phosphate reductoisomerase: MQKRLTLLGSTGSIGDSTLDVVARHPERFAVHALTAHRNGDKLVAQCLRFAPDVAVVGDAETAARVEAQLRAAGCKTQVAHGRQALVDVSTSDGCDTVVAAIVGAAGLAPSLAAARAGKRILLANKEALVMSGAIFMDAVRDHGAILLPVDSEHNAIFQCMPRDAAEHGGIAKIIVTASGGPFRTREPATLASVTPDEACKHPNWVMGRKISVDSATMMNKGLEVIEAHWLFGLPSEHIDVLIHPQSVIHSLVSYRDGSVLAQLGNPDMRTPIAHALAFPERVDAGVAQLDLAQIAALTFEKPDYARFPCLALAIEALEAGGVASAALNAANEIAVDAFLSRRIRFTAIAQTVDAVLNGLSNRTPGGLDDVIDADAAARRAAATFIDKLPAPGVERAA, from the coding sequence ATGCAAAAACGTCTGACATTGCTCGGTTCGACGGGCTCGATCGGAGACAGCACGCTCGACGTCGTCGCGCGTCATCCGGAGCGCTTCGCGGTTCACGCGCTCACGGCCCACCGCAACGGCGACAAGCTCGTCGCCCAGTGCCTGCGCTTCGCGCCCGACGTCGCGGTGGTCGGCGACGCCGAAACCGCCGCGCGGGTCGAAGCGCAATTGCGCGCCGCGGGCTGCAAGACCCAGGTTGCGCACGGCCGGCAGGCGCTCGTCGACGTATCGACGAGCGACGGCTGCGACACCGTCGTCGCGGCGATCGTCGGCGCGGCGGGGCTCGCGCCGAGCCTTGCCGCCGCGCGCGCGGGCAAGCGCATCCTGCTCGCGAACAAGGAGGCGCTCGTGATGTCGGGCGCGATCTTCATGGACGCGGTGCGCGACCATGGCGCGATCCTGCTGCCCGTCGACAGCGAGCACAACGCGATCTTCCAGTGCATGCCGCGCGACGCGGCCGAGCACGGCGGCATCGCGAAGATCATCGTGACCGCGTCGGGCGGCCCGTTCCGCACGCGCGAGCCCGCGACGCTCGCGAGCGTGACGCCCGACGAGGCGTGCAAGCATCCGAACTGGGTGATGGGCCGCAAGATCTCCGTCGATTCCGCGACGATGATGAACAAGGGTCTCGAGGTGATCGAGGCGCACTGGCTGTTCGGCCTGCCGAGCGAGCACATCGACGTGCTGATCCATCCGCAGAGCGTGATCCACTCGCTCGTGTCGTATCGCGACGGCTCGGTGCTCGCGCAGCTCGGCAATCCGGACATGCGCACGCCGATCGCGCACGCGCTCGCGTTCCCCGAGCGCGTCGACGCGGGTGTCGCGCAGCTCGATCTCGCGCAGATCGCGGCGCTCACGTTCGAGAAGCCCGATTACGCGCGCTTCCCGTGCCTCGCGCTTGCCATCGAGGCGCTCGAGGCGGGCGGCGTCGCGAGCGCGGCGCTCAATGCGGCGAACGAGATCGCGGTCGACGCGTTCCTGTCGCGCCGCATCCGCTTCACCGCGATCGCGCAGACGGTCGACGCGGTGCTCAACGGGCTGTCCAATCGCACGCCGGGCGGCCTCGACGACGTGATCGACGCCGACGCCGCCGCGCGCCGCGCGGCGGCGACGTTCATCGACAAGCTGCCCGCGCCCGGCGTCGAGCGAGCCGCCTGA
- the rseP gene encoding RIP metalloprotease RseP produces MNVLVELVAFAVAIGVLVVVHEYGHYRVARWCGVKVLRFSIGFGAPVARWVSKRTGTEWTLSALPLGGYVKMLDERDPGDGIRANELPHAFNRQPVGKRIAIVAAGPIANFLLAIALFSAVFATGVTEPAAIVAPPAAGTPAAVAGFDGGETIVSICASGAGDAQGGDAEPVRSWSDLRWKLLGAAFDRKDVVLGARNRADGATYDFRVDLHGLSNRDIDDDFMSRLGFEPGGGSLTVTSVLPSGAAQQAGLQAGDKLVSLDGARIGGSTRFIDDVKAHAGRALALRIERAGVARTVSIVPQAQRDDETGKQVGRIGAALALQTPTVDVRYGAFESVELGVRRTWDISVYSLKMFGRMVTGEASLKNLSGPVTIADYAGKSARLGLSAFLSFLALVSISLGVLNLLPIPVLDGGHLLYYLVEAATGKAVSERWQLILQRAGLICIVALSAIALFNDLARLIHF; encoded by the coding sequence ATGAACGTGCTGGTCGAACTGGTCGCGTTTGCGGTGGCGATCGGCGTGCTGGTCGTCGTGCATGAGTACGGGCATTACCGCGTCGCGCGCTGGTGCGGCGTCAAGGTGCTGCGCTTCTCGATCGGCTTCGGCGCGCCCGTCGCGCGCTGGGTCAGCAAGCGGACGGGCACCGAATGGACGCTGTCCGCGCTGCCGCTCGGCGGCTACGTGAAGATGCTCGACGAGCGCGATCCCGGCGACGGCATTCGCGCGAACGAACTGCCGCACGCGTTCAACCGGCAACCGGTCGGCAAGCGGATCGCGATCGTCGCGGCCGGCCCGATCGCGAATTTCCTGCTTGCGATCGCGCTCTTTTCGGCCGTGTTCGCGACCGGCGTGACGGAGCCCGCGGCGATCGTCGCGCCGCCCGCGGCCGGCACGCCCGCCGCGGTCGCGGGTTTCGACGGCGGCGAGACGATCGTGTCGATCTGCGCCTCGGGCGCCGGCGACGCACAAGGCGGCGACGCCGAGCCGGTGCGCTCGTGGTCCGATCTGCGCTGGAAACTGCTCGGTGCGGCGTTCGACCGCAAGGACGTCGTGCTCGGCGCGCGCAATCGCGCGGACGGCGCCACCTACGATTTCCGCGTCGATCTGCACGGCCTCTCGAATCGCGACATCGACGACGATTTCATGTCGCGCCTCGGCTTCGAGCCGGGCGGCGGGTCGCTGACGGTGACGTCGGTGCTGCCGAGCGGCGCCGCGCAGCAGGCGGGGCTTCAGGCGGGCGACAAGCTCGTGTCGCTCGACGGCGCGCGCATCGGTGGCTCGACGCGTTTCATCGACGACGTGAAGGCCCACGCGGGCCGCGCGCTCGCATTGCGGATCGAGCGTGCGGGCGTCGCGCGCACGGTGTCGATCGTGCCGCAGGCGCAGCGCGACGACGAGACGGGCAAGCAGGTGGGCCGCATCGGCGCGGCGCTCGCGCTGCAGACGCCGACCGTCGACGTGCGCTACGGCGCGTTCGAGAGCGTCGAGCTCGGCGTGCGGCGCACGTGGGACATCTCGGTGTATTCGCTGAAGATGTTCGGCAGGATGGTGACGGGCGAGGCGTCGCTGAAGAACCTGTCCGGCCCGGTGACGATCGCCGACTATGCGGGCAAGAGCGCGAGGCTCGGTTTGTCGGCGTTCCTATCGTTTCTCGCCCTTGTCAGCATTAGCCTCGGCGTGCTGAACTTGCTGCCGATTCCCGTTTTGGACGGGGGGCATCTGTTATATTATCTGGTTGAAGCCGCGACCGGCAAGGCCGTATCGGAGCGCTGGCAACTGATTCTGCAAAGAGCGGGGTTGATCTGCATCGTCGCGTTGTCGGCGATCGCGCTGTTCAACGATCTGGCTCGGTTAATCCATTTTTGA